Genomic DNA from Mesorhizobium sp. 131-2-1:
TCTCCTTCGGCGACTATCTGCGCTGCGGGGCGATCGCCGCGCGCATGCCGGTGATGCGGGCGGTTGCCGAGAAGGCGGCCAAGGGCGTCATGGTGATCGGCGTCTGCAACGGCTTCCAGATCCTGGTCGAGGCCGGCCTGCTGCCCGGCGCGCTGATGCGCAACGCGTCGCTGAAATTCGTCTGCCGCGAGGTCAAGCTCGAGATCGCCAACGCCAACACCATGTTCACCCGCCGCTATCAGCCTGGGCAGATCATCCGCTCGCCGGTGGCGCATCACGACGGCAACTATTTCGCCGACGCCGAGACGCTCGCCCGTCTCGAAGGCGAGGGACAGGTGGTGTTCCGCTACGCCGACGGCACCAATCCCAACGGCTCGATCAACGACATTGCCGGCATCATCAACGATAAGGGCAATGTGCTCGGCCTGATGCCGCATCCGGAGAACCTGATCGAGGCGGCGCATGGCGGCAGCGACGGCCGGGCGCTGTTCGAAGGCGCTCTCGGCATCGCCGCTTGATTATCTCCTAGGACATTGCTTTCAGAACGCGGGGGCGGCCTGACCATGAGACTGACGATTGTTCGCCTTGCTCTCCTGGCTGTCGCCGGCGTTGCGCTGGCCTCCTGCCAGTCGAGCCCGAAGAGCGCGCCACCGCCCTCCGGCAAGAGCGCTTCGCTGCTCGCCATGGAACAGGTCG
This window encodes:
- the purQ gene encoding phosphoribosylformylglycinamidine synthase subunit PurQ — protein: MKSAVVLLPGLNRDRDMIAALTKISGQAPATVWQTDTEIPDVDLIAIPGGFSFGDYLRCGAIAARMPVMRAVAEKAAKGVMVIGVCNGFQILVEAGLLPGALMRNASLKFVCREVKLEIANANTMFTRRYQPGQIIRSPVAHHDGNYFADAETLARLEGEGQVVFRYADGTNPNGSINDIAGIINDKGNVLGLMPHPENLIEAAHGGSDGRALFEGALGIAA